A genome region from Primulina eburnea isolate SZY01 chromosome 9, ASM2296580v1, whole genome shotgun sequence includes the following:
- the LOC140841307 gene encoding indole-3-glycerol phosphate synthase, chloroplastic-like, with product MEGFNSMSFKISSFAATDILWISSQKSLVTSKSTFFRHIPQAHMSKSSPFKQPSFLSIKAQQFDLKDGLAAVSDSGISDGDALQVKEWEVGMLIDEVASSQGIRIRRRPPTGPPLHYVGPFEFRLQNEGNTPCNILEEIVWNKDTEVSKMKEKKPLLMLKKMLDKAPPVRDFVGSLKAAHSRTGLPGLIAEVKKASPSRGVLRDDFDPVQIAKAYEKGGAACLSVLTDVKYFQGSFENLEAIRNSGVQCPLLCKEFVIDAWQIFYARVKGADAILLIAAVLPDLDIKYMAKICKLLGLTALVEVHDEREMDRVLEIDGIELVGINNRDLGTFKVDIGNTKKLLEGERGQRIREKGITVVGESGLFTPADIAYVQEAGVKAVLVGESIVKQTDPCMGITQLFGKDISS from the exons ATGGAAGGATTTAATTCGATGTCATTTAAAATATCTTCCTTTGCTGCAACTGACATTCTCTGGATTTCTTCTCAGAAATCCCTTGTAACCTCAAAGTCAACATTTTTTAGGCATATCCCACAAGCCCACATGTCAAAATCCTCTCCTTTTAAGCAACCATCGTTCCTATCTATCAAAGCTCAACAG TTCGATTTGAAAGATGGGTTGGCTGCGGTTTCTGATTCTGGAATTTCAGATGGAGATGCTCTCCAAGTTAAAGAATGGGAAGTTGGGATGCTGATAGATGAAGTTGCATCAAGTCAAGGTATAAGAATTAGGAGACGTCCACCAACCGGTCCACCTCTTCATTATGTTGGTCCTTTCGAATTTCGCTTGCAAAATGAGGGAAATACTCCATGCAATATTCTTGAAGAAATTGTATGGAACAAGGATACTGAAGTCTCTAAG ATGAAAGAGAAAAAACCACTCTTGATGTTGAAAAAGATGCTTGATAAAGCTCCACCTGTTAGAGATTTTGTTGGATCTCTTAAAGCAGCACATTCACGGACTGGATTGCCCGGTTTAATCGCTGAAGTGAAAAAGGCTTCTCCTAGTAGAGGGGTTCTGAGAGATGATTTTGATCCT GTTCAGATTGCTAAAGCTTATGAAAAAGGTGGAGCAGCATGCCTGAGTGTTTTGACTGATGTGAAGTATTTTCAG GGAAGCTTTGAAAATTTAGAGGCCATAAGGAATTCTGGAGTGCAG TGCCCCCTCTTGTGTAAAGAATTTGTAATAGACGCGTGGCAAATCTTCTATGCTCGAGTCAAAGGTGCAGATGCGATTCTATTAATTGCTGCCGTTTTACCTGATCTGGACATCAAGTACATGGCTAAGATATGCAAATTGCTAGGATTAACAGCACTTGTTGAG GTACATGATGAGAGAGAAATGGACCGTGTCCTAGAAATTGATGGTATTGAATTAGTGGGCATCAATAACCGCGACCTTG GAACATTTAAGGTTGACATTGGCAACACCAAGAAGCTTCTTGAAGGCGAGCGTGGACAAAGGATACGGGAGAAAGGCATAACT GTCGTTGGGGAGTCAGGACTTTTCACTCCGGCTGATATTGCCTATGTACAAGAAGCTGGTGTTAAAGCT GTCCTGGTGGGCGAGTCGATTGTTAAGCAAACCGACCCTTGCATGGGAATTACTCAACTGTTTGGTAAAGACATTTCTTCATGA